Proteins from one Chroococcidiopsis sp. CCMEE 29 genomic window:
- a CDS encoding SDR family oxidoreductase, with product MTTALITGASGGIGAGFAQALAARHQNLVLVARSADKLQQLAQQLQEKYQIQAEIVVQDLTAPAAAKAVFDAVTQKGLTVDLVINNAGFGEYGDFVELDWELQAKMIQLNVLALVNLTHQFLPGMRQRRSGGIINMCSAAAFQPMPYFSIYAATKAFILSFSEGLWAENRKYGVRVLAVCPGPIDTNFFQDADFPSFLADVAAKNYTPTEVVVQEALQGLEKNQSTVVPGDIRNQLLVNLPRFLPREATLNLWKTILGFKK from the coding sequence ATGACAACTGCTTTAATTACAGGTGCCTCTGGTGGGATTGGAGCTGGATTTGCCCAAGCACTAGCTGCTCGTCATCAGAATCTTGTTTTAGTAGCTCGTTCAGCAGACAAACTTCAACAACTAGCTCAACAACTACAAGAGAAATACCAGATTCAAGCAGAAATTGTAGTCCAAGACCTCACAGCGCCAGCAGCAGCTAAAGCTGTGTTTGATGCTGTTACTCAAAAGGGATTGACAGTTGACTTGGTGATTAATAACGCGGGTTTTGGCGAATATGGTGATTTTGTTGAGCTAGACTGGGAACTGCAAGCCAAGATGATTCAGTTAAATGTTTTGGCTTTGGTTAATTTAACCCATCAATTTTTACCAGGAATGCGGCAACGCCGTTCTGGGGGAATTATTAATATGTGCTCTGCTGCGGCATTTCAACCGATGCCTTACTTTTCTATATATGCAGCAACTAAAGCTTTTATTCTCAGTTTTAGCGAGGGGTTGTGGGCAGAGAATCGGAAATATGGGGTTCGGGTGTTAGCCGTTTGCCCAGGTCCTATTGATACGAATTTTTTCCAAGACGCTGATTTTCCTTCATTTTTAGCAGATGTTGCTGCTAAAAACTACACTCCCACTGAGGTTGTAGTGCAAGAAGCACTTCAAGGTTTGGAAAAGAATCAATCTACCGTTGTTCCTGGTGATATCAGGAATCAATTACTCGTGAATTTACCCCGGTTTTTACCACGAGAAGCAACATTGAATTTATGGAAAACTATTTTAGGGTTTAAGAAATAG
- a CDS encoding photosystem II S4 domain protein, translated as MLPREELLKGVENRAIVAHVIDRAEQAIKTWEIVLTDFLSPPELVEIHQIFSRLTEVQLIAWGGYPQAERQRVAIARSEVPLDPSQVEVAALEIAGNFLFDTATHRDFLGAMLGTGIVRDKTGDVIVLGERGAQAIVVPELVDFLEMNLKQVRSVPVKIQRIDLSELKIREPKKKELTTVEASLRLDAIASAGFGMSRSKMADLIDASDVRVNWKEVTQASSQVKSGDLIAIRGKGRLEVGEIAVTKKERYRVQLTRYM; from the coding sequence ATGCTGCCACGGGAAGAACTTTTAAAAGGTGTTGAAAATCGAGCAATTGTTGCTCATGTAATTGATCGAGCAGAGCAGGCAATTAAAACTTGGGAAATTGTCTTGACGGATTTTCTATCTCCTCCAGAGTTGGTTGAAATCCACCAGATATTTAGCCGTTTAACTGAGGTGCAGCTAATTGCTTGGGGTGGTTATCCGCAGGCAGAAAGACAACGGGTGGCGATCGCTCGTTCAGAAGTTCCTTTAGATCCATCTCAAGTTGAAGTTGCAGCACTAGAAATTGCTGGTAACTTTCTATTTGATACCGCCACTCACCGTGACTTTTTAGGTGCGATGCTGGGAACGGGGATTGTCCGCGACAAAACGGGCGATGTTATCGTCTTGGGTGAACGCGGGGCGCAGGCAATTGTTGTGCCAGAGTTGGTGGATTTTCTGGAGATGAATCTCAAGCAGGTGCGCTCAGTTCCAGTTAAAATCCAGCGAATTGACTTGAGTGAGTTGAAGATTCGAGAACCGAAAAAGAAAGAATTGACAACTGTTGAAGCTTCTTTGCGACTGGATGCGATCGCCTCAGCTGGGTTTGGGATGTCTCGTAGCAAAATGGCAGATTTAATTGATGCTAGCGATGTTCGAGTTAATTGGAAGGAAGTAACTCAAGCTAGTTCTCAAGTTAAATCAGGAGATTTAATTGCTATTCGCGGCAAAGGACGTTTGGAAGTTGGGGAGATCGCTGTTACCAAAAAAGAGCGCTATCGAGTCCAGTTGACTCGTTATATGTAA